Proteins found in one Brachypodium distachyon strain Bd21 chromosome 5, Brachypodium_distachyon_v3.0, whole genome shotgun sequence genomic segment:
- the LOC100824657 gene encoding berberine bridge enzyme-like 27, which translates to MAPIGRLAALLVCFFLLYVAAPSSASGHGFLQCLTTSIPSDLVLTQKSPSFEPVLVSSIRNARQLGPAKASPPLAIVTPTTASHVRSSVLCSVRHGVRIRVRSGGHDYEGVSYRSTFSHEPFAVLDLFNLHSVRVDAAAATAWVDSGASIGELYYAIAKAAPGLAFPAGVCPTIGVGGHFSGGGIGLMMRKYGLSADNVIDATIVDATGNLLEGKAAIGEDLFWAIRGGGGGSFGIVLSWKVRLVPVPPKITFFDVGKTIEQGAAGVLTKWQTVAPALPDDLSIRAVVLNRTVRFQGLYLGPQHEALRITNDKLPELGATAKDSRELSWVQYTAYIYFGDTATPLEALLNRTFPVGSFLKHKSDYVKTPIPEATWEKILSWPFGGATDGQIILEPHGGRVGAAVPDDETPFPHRAGVLYNIQYVEVYPANLSTSPPSWVSGLYDFVEPLVSSNPRSAYVNYRDLDIGVNKDGVASYESAKVWGERYFGAANFLRLARIKAKVDPENHFRHEQSVPPLLNY; encoded by the coding sequence ATGGCACCCATTGGCCGGCTAGCAGCGCTACTcgtttgcttcttcctcctatACGTGGCCGCCCCGTCGTCGGCGTCCGGCCACGGCTTCCTCCAGTGCCTCACCACGAGCATCCCCAGCGATCTCGTGCTCACGCAGAAATCTCCCTCGTTCGAGCCGGTCCTGGTGTCCTCCATCAGGAACGCCAGGCAGCTGGGTCCGGCGAAGGCGAGCCCTCCGCTGGCCATCGTGACCCCGACCACCGCCTCCCACGTCCGCTCCTCCGTGCTCTGCTCCGTCCGCCACGGCGTGCGGATCCGGGTGCGCAGCGGCGGCCACGACTACGAGGGCGTCTCCTACCGCTCCACGTTCTCCCACGAGCCCTTCGCCGTGCTCGACCTCTTCAACCTCCACTCCGTCCGCGTcgacgcggccgcggccaccgccTGGGTCGACTCTGGCGCGTCCATCGGGGAGCTCTACTACGCCATCGCCAAGGCGGCCCCGGGGCTCGCGTTCCCGGCCGGCGTGTGCCCGACCATCGGCGTGGGCGGGCACTTCAGCGGCGGGGGCATCGGGCTCATGATGCGCAAGTACGGGCTCTCCGCCGACAACGTCATCGACGCCACCATTGTCGACGCCACCGGGAACCTGCTTGAAGGCAAGGCGGCCATTGGAGAGGACCTGTTCTGGGCcatccgcggcggcggcggcgggagcttCGGCATCGTGTTATCATGGAAGGTGAGACTAGTGCCGGTCCCACCCAAGATCACCTTCTTCGACGTCGGCAAGACCATCGAGCagggcgccgccggcgtgctCACAAAGTGGCAGACGGTGGCCCCGGCGCTCCCCGACGACCTCAGCATCCGGGCGGTCGTCCTGAACCGGACGGTCAGATTCCAGGGCCTCTACCTCGGACCCCAACACGAGGCCCTCAGGATAACCAACGACAAGCTCCCGGAGCTCGGAGCCACGGCCAAGGACTCCCGGGAGCTGAGCTGGGTGCAGTACACGGCGTACATCTACTTCGGCGACACGGCCACGCCTCTGGAGGCGCTGCTGAACCGGACGTTCCCCGTGGGCTCGTTCCTCAAGCACAAGTCGGACTACGTGAAGACGCCCATCCCGGAAGCCACGTGGGAGAAGATCCTCTCCTGGCCCTTCGGCGGCGCCACGGACGGGCAGATCATCCTGGAGCCGCACGGCGGGAgggtcggcgccgccgtccccgatgACGAGACGCCGTTCCCGCACCGGGCCGGCGTGCTCTACAACATCCAGTACGTGGAGGTGTACCCGGCGAACCTCAGCACGAGCCCGCCGAGCTGGGTCTCAGGGCTGTATGATTTCGTGGAGCCGCTGGTGAGCAGCAATCCGAGGAGTGCCTACGTCAACTACCGGGATCTCGACATCGGCGTCAACAAGGACGGCGTGGCGAGCTACGAGAGCGCCAAGGTTTGGGGGGAGAGGTACTTTGGGGCGGCCAACTTCTTGAGGCTCGCCAGAATCAAAGCCAAGGTGGATCCTGAGAACCATTTCCGCCACGAGCAGAgcgtgccgccgctgctcaaTTATTAG